Within Crassostrea angulata isolate pt1a10 chromosome 2, ASM2561291v2, whole genome shotgun sequence, the genomic segment gaAAACGTACGATTTCTAAATACACACAGTTATATAAGATATGAAATTGTCAAGTTAcgtaacattaatttaaattttcaagattagaataaaatgttgacaagcTTCACctgatatcaattttttaaacagaataATCCATTTATATAAGGTTCTGTCTGTCTATGTTGCATACACTTTCATAATATGCCTATATGAACtttatttttctacatgtagCTCCTTAAAATCATCCTTTCATATGAGTCCTTCTTATATGTTATAAGTAATAGTACCAGTAATATCAGTTTGTTTTTAATACAGATTTTTCAAACCTCCAAGAGATGAGAACATCACTGGTATGTGTTAACGAGGTCATTCCTAATACAAGACACAATGCGGAAAAATAAAAGACTAATGTAAAGAACTGAAACCATGAATGATGAAGAGAAGAGCTGATAATCAGATTATTGTCTCTGTTAAGTTCATCTTGATAAAGCAATTCCCGATTGATGACTTGGATCATTTATTTGGTAATATAaggatgacaatatttatttgaacattcatgatataatattaagacAATTAATAAGCCACACAACATATCCTGAAGTATGAAATGGACCAAACCAGTGATAATCTACCATTTAggatttattacatttacttgGATTTGAAAACTCTGAAACTCCAAAAGTCATGAATAATTTGGACATATAATGCATACAATTAAGATTATTAttgtaaaagaatatatatcaTGATAATGCATATGCtataagaaatacaattgatagATATCAAAAGGTGTTTATACTGACCAAGTGCAGTAATGAAGTTTGTCTTGGCTATATACTGTTAACTGTTCATGTGGAGAAAGTgggtttttaaaatgtaatgtcttatgtttataattatgtttaatttgatgattgcatagtttatcaaattatcatttctgtctatcagtgtctgtctgtccatccatttCTCTTGtctgaaatctgttttattttataaccctgATGAGGTTACTGATGTAGATGAAGTTGAGATCATCATAATGAcatttgtatacatgtgtacaaGAAGCCTCACAGAAAATATCAGCCCTCTTAAATGACATAGTTTTTGAATGAGGTATGAATGTATGGTtgagtaaaatttttattttaaactaggATTTTGTTACAATGGCTAGAGTTTCCATGTTTCTATTTATTTAGCACTGGTTTGATACAAGCGCACAAGTTTTTGGGCAATTATTGATGTTaaggattattttttatgtttcagGAGATAATTGATTTCAAGAAACATACGTTTACTTAAATAATAACTTGTTGTCCATTTGTCTGTCTGTGTCTCTTCcatatatatagagacaatttcttttctttcttccttttttggcACCTTATCTTAGGCCTATAGTATTGATTTTGGACTCAGTGGCTAGGCGAATTATTAATTTAGGGGAATTGTCACACAGTGGAACTATTTTTTTAGATGCGCATGATGCAACTTCCTGGATGGTGCTGAGCCTGTTTGTCAACATGTGGAACCCACGTGTACTTGGGGGTAGGTATGTTTACTCTCAATTATCTCTCTTAGAAACTGCTTAAGGCGTTATTTTTTTGATctaaaatttttcttgaagcaTTTAACTAAAATTTCTCTTTCATGATAATATGCTGAAAGTATAGTTAATTATCTGAATTAAAGCTATATAGTAACATATAGtgaaattaattccttgtgtgagacgtaaagaaaaacatgtaacttttatttaaactgcattttttttttatttcaggagTTGTCTCCCTTGTTAAAGATCAACAATAGCGGATAAACAATGCGGGATGCTGTCTTGTCACCAACGGTGAAATTTGACACCTGTATACCCGTTTTTCAACCAATCGTCTCAGTCCTCTTTGTTGTGTACAACAGACAAGTAAGAAAATCAAGATAATtgtttgcaatcattttaataagataaacaatgaaaaatttaacatatttacatgaaCTGAGCACCCCATAAAAGGACATTTCACACTTTGCACACTCATCATTCACACATTACCATACATTCAGTGCACATTAATTAAACAGAGCAATCATTGAATGTAATACAAAATTCATATGATAGGTATAATAtaacaaacatttcaaacatgctaactacaaccccccccccccccccccccccacacttagCTACTTCCTCTTTAACTTTGGATCTGTTAGTGACTTACTATAAGTGTCTTTAGACTTTTAATCATAGAGCTGATATCTTTTAGatctgtaaaattttctttggtatttataattcattagttttttttcattttaaagtaattttgcctattttgctgttgttttagatgatggaccactctacttcctttaacaacaggtgcccctacagattcacaaagttccaatgttgaatttccatgaccccgattgagtgagtgcacaactttatgtattctacttccaaaatttctactacttgtaatacattttggatttgattAAATATGCCCTATTAACAGATTCAGATTTTTGTGAACAAGTGTGatatttatttctatcaagattattaggtcccaaagtcagatttatacagtcttttaacaagcacatgtcttcttctgtcatgcttaattcaaagtaacgaggcaacactgaagagttccacttgttgTTTTTGAGTCCGCGACAGGAGAAGGAAGGACTTTCCGCACTGTCCTTGGTAGCAGCTGATGATGGAACGGACAGCGGTTGACATGGCCCGTTTCATCAAAGGTATCTCACCGGAGTAGTGTTTGTAGCAGTTTTCGTACTCGGTCCTGCAATTAAGCTTCAGGTCCAGGGCAAATCTCCTCTGCATGGATTCTCTCATAGCTTTTGTTCTTCCAGGAAACATGTGACTGCTGAATGGAGCTTTATCAGTCTGTTTTCTCTGAGAGTCAAAGAAGTGGCGCAGGTCTTTgaggttttcaatcatatgcccTTGCTTTTCTGATGCACCGGAAGCAGCAGCACTATCTCCATCACTGGTGAAATGGGAAATGATGAGTGGACGGTCATCACTTTGCAGCTCACCGATGCATTCCGCAGCCCATCTGTTTTCGTCTCCAATGGTGGTCTCTGGAAGCATGGTTGCAGTGCAGCCTTCATGTCCGGGGCAGGTAACTTCCTTTCCCTTGGCTCTAAGATAGGTGCCTTTCTTGATCAGTTTATTGCCACAAAACACTGCCACAACATTGTTCTTCTtggtaacattttcacttaaCGTGTATGGCACTTGTGTGGCAGCTTGGAATGTTCTCCCTATCGCACTGAAGGTGGCATTGTTATACCGGGCATCTCCTTCCGCTCTTATAGGTGTATTGGCAAGTCCACATTTCTCGTTAAGCTCTTGAATCTCCtgccttattttcttcatgctATTTTTGTTCACATCAGTGACGATTTTGCCTACTTTGTTGCAGGTCTGATGAGTGTTGGTGGCTGATGCTGGTTCGATGTTTGCGCCAAGAAGCATTCCACGCATACCCTCTGTTATAAGGCTGGTACCCAAGTGGCCGACAGCCATGGCAACATTAAGCTGTGCGGCTCTCCGTCCCTTCCTGATCGACTGACTTCCTCGTACAGCTTTTCACGGTGACTGGTGTAATGGCACTTCTTACATCGACTGGAAAGGATCCATGCCAGGCCTCTTTTCCTCCCCATGCTGGTTTCAGTCCAGTGAACCGTCACAGTCCGGGAATTTTGTGAGTGCTCTTTAAATGCATGGTTCCATAGTTTAGCAGTTTTTTCTTGATGGAGCACTTTGTAAAGTCTGGAATTGGGGTTCGGTGACTCTGCATCCATGTAGGAGTCTACCAGCTGCACTTCACTCGGCCCGGGTCGCAAAATCTTCATTTGACTGCCTCTACGCTCAGCATCGCTTATTGTGAATATTCCATCCTTCTGCTGCTGTACAACGTCCTGAAATTCTTCTTTACTCAGCCTTCTTATAGGAAATAGACACTGTACTGGACTGGTGGTCCCTGTACTTTTCTGGCCCTTGTTGTGAGGAATGTTTCCTTTTTTGTACTGATGTTGATGCAGCCACTTTGGTCCTTTCTTTGGCATGATTTATATTGAACTGTACACTTGTAgactttttcaaataatatgatgTTGTGTGTGGTGCAAATTTTTAAGTATTGTTAACTTTCatactgtttatttattttagagcTGCCATGTCTTCTAAGAGGAACCCCCATCTTTGATGACTGATGGAAAAGCCTCATCACCCCCCATTGCTTAAGAACCTTTTATCTTAATCACTAGCCATTAGTCAGTGACCACCGTTATCAAAGCTCCAAGGTACATTATTGAAGACTCTTCTGGCACCATTTTTTCCAGTCTCTTTCTTTGTCttagaattaaaattaacaactttttgCTAATTTATTCCAATATTTAAGTCATTTTCCTGTTTCTTAGCTAATTAATGTCTATTGATtagagatgatttttttttaaagcacatACATAAACTCTAACATTTCAGGTTCCAATTCATTCCAAGTTCTTTTCTCAATATCTcactaattaaatttttttgagttttaaaaagatGAACTGTAGATGAATTTTAACAGAAATTTACTCCAGAATTCAGCAATCTGTTAAGAAGAGTTATCTCCTATTTTCAATCCCTTAGTGTTAAAAGTAGATTTTTATACACAAGCATATAGGAGATAGATACCTACTAAACATTTTCTgcaaatttcattaatttcataaaCTTTTCGTTGTCTTAAAGGTCTTACGCAAGGAAATAGCCAATCAaactgaacttagtcaattgtagttccatatatatagagaattttttttctttcttccttttttggcACCTTATTTTAGGGCCTATAGTATTGATTTTGGACTCAGTGGCTAGGCGCATTATTACTTTAGGGGAATTGTCACACTAATTTCAGTGGAACTATTTTTTTAGATGCGCATGATGCAACTTCCTGGATGGTGCTTAGCCTGTTTGTCAACATGTGGAACCCACGTGTACTTGGGGGTAGGTATGTTTACTCTCAATAATCTCTCTTAGAAACCGCTTAAGGCGTTATTTTTCTGATCTAAAATTTTTTTGaagcatttaaataaaatttctctttcatgaattatatgctgagagtatagttaattaattaactgaattaaagctatatagtaacatatagtgaaattaattccttgtgtgAGACCTTAACCAAACAAGCTAGAACTTTGTGCAAgaatcctcaggttgtgtagatccAGGAGTAGTTAAGTTCCCAatggggttgaatttttacatggtGATAAATAGAGCAAAATAAATTAAGCAGAAAAGTTGTAACTTCTAATAGAGTCTTGTCTTGTATTTGATAGCATAAAGCAGATATGATAAATTAATACGGCTAAGTTTATCAAGGTGTGGCCTTGAGGCCCTTGTTAGAATGGACTTTTACAGAATTTACACAATTCTACTAGTCTTACTGACCTTTaacatgatatatttttaagGCAGCACCAATAAAGTATAGACGCGAACATTTAAGATTACTCAACATTAAAGACCTATCTGGTACAGCAAAAGTATGCCTATTTTGGGACAATGCTGAGATGAACTTCGAAGTGAATGATGGTGTTAAAAA encodes:
- the LOC128170776 gene encoding uncharacterized protein LOC128170776; its protein translation is MAVGHLGTSLITEGMRGMLLGANIEPASATNTHQTCNKVGKIVTDVNKNSMKKIRQEIQELNEKCGLANTPIRAEGDARYNNATFSAIGRTFQAATQVPYTLSENVTKKNNVVAVFCGNKLIKKGTYLRAKGKEVTCPGHEGCTATMLPETTIGDENRWAAECIGELQSDDRPLIISHFTSDGDSAAASGASEKQGHMIENLKDLRHFFDSQRKQTDKAPFSSHMFPGRTKAMRESMQRRFALDLKLNCRTEYENCYKHYSGEIPLMKRAMSTAVRSIISCYQGQCGKSFLLLSRTQKQQVELFSVASLL